One region of Alosa sapidissima isolate fAloSap1 chromosome 1, fAloSap1.pri, whole genome shotgun sequence genomic DNA includes:
- the LOC121704651 gene encoding extensin-like, whose amino-acid sequence MWRWYSLHKRYQADPQAVSEQERKTVRDAHAAVKQWLLKKEGDITTKSLKRFRLYILEKEKSQSGAAHPAATPSAPPTATPSAAAPAAAAPSCAWRCDDDDHMLDALVPFESSQGKPADELSTSQPQPPAAAAPPASPEPPLLAASEKRAKKSAKSQTQKTAPASKSAKSQTQQPAPPSPSQPAAKPSSRSTKRQTQQPKPSTEQPAPKPPSRTSKRQTQQPAPSSPSHLRRPPACS is encoded by the exons ATGTGGCGCTGGTACAGCCTGCATAAACGCTACCAGGCTGACCCACAAGCTGTGAGTGAACAAGAAAGGAAGACGGTGCGGGATGCTCATGCCGCTGTGAAGCAGTGGCTGCTAAAAAAGGAGGGTGACATCACCACCAAGTCCCTCAAGCGCTTCCGGCTGTACATTTTGGAGAAAGAG AAGTCTCAGTCGGGCGCAGCACATCCTGCTGCCACTCCATCTGCTCCTCCTACAGCCACTCCATCGGCTGCTGCACCTGCTGCCGCTGCTCCATCTTGCGCGTGGaggtgtgatgatgatgaccaCATGCTGGATGCCCTCGTCCCCTTTGAGAGTAGTCAAGGGAAGCCAGCTGACGAGCTGTCCACCAGCCAGCCACAGCCTCCTGCTGCCGCTGCTCCTCCTGCGTCTCCTGAGCCTCCACTCCTCGCTGCATCTGAGAAGCGGGCCAAGAAGTCCGCCAAGAGTCAGACACAGAAGACCGCACCGGCCTCCAAGTCCGCAAAGAGTCAGACACAGCAGCCAGCGCCGCCGTCGCCCAGTCAGCCTGCGGCCAAACCGTCCTCCAGGTCCACAAAGCGTCAGACACAGCAGCCCAAGCCATCCACCGAGCAGCCTGCGCCCAAACCGCCCTCCAGGACCTCCAAGCGTCAGACACAGCAGCCAGCGCCATCCTCGCCCAGTCA CCTGAGACGTCCACCAGCCTGCTCCTGA